One genomic window of Diospyros lotus cultivar Yz01 chromosome 8, ASM1463336v1, whole genome shotgun sequence includes the following:
- the LOC127808618 gene encoding vegetative cell wall protein gp1-like translates to MGSTGMISIAMKLVLLFGLAVVMLTYPADARLLGKEDDNLGMAAAKLDNGEAKDVWPPFSFPFPTPQFPPFPFPTLQFPPFPFPTPQMPPFPFPTPIPPIPNIPGVPPLPPTQIPPIPNIPGVPPLPTFPPFHIPNVPTHA, encoded by the coding sequence ATGGGTTCGACTGGAATGATATCAATCGCCATGAAGTTGGTTTTGTTGTTTGGATTGGCTGTTGTTATGCTAACATATCCTGCCGATGCTCGACTGCTTGGGAAAGAAGACGACAATCTCGGAATGGCGGCGGCGAAATTGGACAACGGGGAGGCGAAGGACGTTTGGCCGCCATTTAGCTTCCCGTTTCCGACCCCGCAATTCCCTCCTTTTCCATTTCCTACCCTACAATTTCCTCCTTTTCCATTTCCAACCCCGCAAATGCCTCCTTTTCCGTTTCCGACCCCAATCCCTCCAATTCCCAATATTCCAGGGGTGCCCCCTCTTCCTCCAACTCAAATCCCTCCAATTCCAAATATTCCAGGAGTGCCCCCACTTCCAACCTTCCCTCCTTTCCATATCCCTAATGTTCCTACCCATGCATGA